Sequence from the Flavobacterium sp. TR2 genome:
AATTTTTTACTTTAGAAAGAGCTTATTTTAGAATCGCAGCTTTAGTTCAAGAGGAATATATTTGATAAACAACCAAATATCTAAGGTTCTGTACGCTTTTCCCATTTCAAAATGCAATCTTTTCATTAGCGCTTTATTTTCTTCTTTAGTTTTATTTAAAGCAATTGCCTTTTTAATAACCAGATACGAAGAATGGTTTATTTTTCTAGTTCGAGAATTAAATTTTTTATAAAATTGATTTCCCAGAGAATTTTCAACTTCTCGTTTTTGAACCAAAATAGAATCGATAAATTCAAAACTATAATCTCTAGAAGCTCTAATCCAAAAGTCCAGATCTTCATAAGCAAGATTTTCGTCGTAGCCATTGAGTTGTTCCAAAACTTCTCGTTTCATCATTGAAGAAACAGAACAAATCATACTGCTTTGGTTTAACATTGCTAAATAAATATCTCCAGATGCGGGTTTTTTAACCGCCTTTTTTTCAGTGTCAACTTCATAATAATAACGAATGTGATTGTTCTTTTCTGAAATTAGTTCTGCATTTCCATAAACTACGGCAAGATTTTTTTTATCAGAATTTAAAAAAGCATTTACTTGTTTTTCAATACAATCCTTTAGTAAAACATCATCAGCAGCTAAATCTATTATATATTCGCCCTTTGAAAGTTGCAATGCTTTGTTGAATGTTTTTGTATTGCCTAAATTAATTTTGCCTGAAATAAATTGAACCGTTGGGTGATTTTGTAGCCAATCTGTAATAACTTTTTTAGAATTATCATTGCTGCAGTCATCTGCAATAATAAGTTCGATATTTTGATAGTTTTGGTTTAATACCGAATTTAATGCTTCAACTACAAACTTTTCATGGTTGTAGCACAAACAAATAACAGTAACTAAAGGTAGGTTTTGCATAAAAAGAATTGCGCTTTGAAACAGCCAAAATTAATGAATATTGTAAAGGTTTTATAAAAATTAAAGGACAAACTATATTTAGTATTTCTATATTTGTTTCACTATGAAAAATGAGGCAAATAGCTTTTTTAAAGAAACTGATATCGAAATTTTAATTTCTACAATGAATCGAGATTCATTAGAATTTTTGATTCCGATGTTTCCTTATTCCCATTTTTCTGATTTTTCAATTTTAATAGTAAATCAAACCCAAAGCGAGCGAATTTTAACTTCGGCTTATTCGAATGTAAGAGTGGTAAACTCCTTTGAAAAGGGTTTGTCAAAAAGCAGAAACTTAGCTCTTGAAAATGCTCTCGGAAAAATTCTGGTCATTGCTGATGATGATGTCGTGTATCAGAATGGATTTTTGACCAAAATAATTGGCGCTTATAATAAATTTCCAGAAGCGGCTGCAATACATTTTTCGGCAGTAAATTTAAATGGAGATTTAATTAAAAAATATCCTTCTGATACTAAAGCTGATTTGAGTATTTTCGATATTTTAAATACGAGTTCAATAGAAGTAACCCTGAATAAAGAAGTTATTGTCGCATCTCAAATTCAATTTGATCAAAATTTTGGTTTAGGGGCAGTTTTCGAAATGGGAGAAGAAGCTATCTTTTTATCCGATTTGAAAGCAAAACAGAAACAGCTTGTTTTTGAACCGCAGATAATTGTAAAGCATGAAAGTCAGACTTCTTCGGTAAGGAAAAATGAAGAAGAAAAATATTATATTCAAGGAGCATTATTTACGAGAATGTTTAAAAAGAAATATGTTTTTTGGCTGTATCTCAAATTGTTTTTTGATTTAAAACAGAAAAAAATTAAACTAGAAAACATCAGAACCGTTTTAAAAAGTGCAAAAAGCGGACATAATAAATTTGAACAAATCCAAAATGGAAATACATAATAACGGAATCCAAATTATACCAATCCCTAAAATTGAGGAGCGAAGAGGAAATTTATCTGTAATAGAAAATGATACTATTCCTTTTGCCATAAAAAGGGTTTATTATTTATACGATGTGCCAGCGGGATCAGAAAGAGGCGGACACGCACATAAAGACCTTCAGCAGTTTTTAGTCGCTTTAAGCGGTAGTTTTGATGTAGTTTTAAACGACGGAAAAGAAGAGACAATTATTACTTTAAATAAACCGTATGAAGGACTCTTGATTAAATCTGGAATTTGGAGAGAGCTGCAAAATTTTTCTTCAGGTTCGATTTGTTTGGTTGTGGCTTCAGAAGTTTATATCGAAGAAGATTACATTCGGGATTTTGATGAATTTATGAAATATACTAATGGTAGATAGAAAAGTCAAATCCTATTCTTTTTAAAGCATTTTTTAGCCTTAAAAAAAAGCGTAAAAAAACAGCAGGCATTTTTAGTAAAAGCCGAACCGCTAAACTGCTATTTTTTTGATCAACATCTTTTAAATAAAAGTTCGCTTTTTCCTTATTTCCAAAAATACAATAGTGCAGACCATATTCTAGGCGGTATAAATCGAGAAAACTTTTAAGCGATGGGTTATCTTTTTCAGAAAGTCTGAATTGCTCAAAATCCATTAATTGCATTGAGTTTAAATGGTTTTTAGCAAGACTGTTTGGAATATTATTGTTATAAATTGCTGTTGTTTTATTGGTTAAGGCAACAGGGTATTTGATGCCAATTTTAGTCCACAGCTCTAAATCCTGACCGTTTGTTACTTCAGGCGTAAATCCTCCAATTTTTTCTAGAATTTGTTTAGGAATTGCCAAAGAAGAAGTCCATGTTATTCTAAAGGGCCTGTTGGAAAAAAAATAATCAGCTGCAATTCCTCTAAAAGATTGCTCAATTCCGTTGAAAAGAGTAGTTTGAAAGTGGTTTTTAGAAATTCTGATTTTATAACGTGAACAATAAATGCCACAATCTGGAAAATCATAATATAAATTGGCTAACTCCTGCAAATGATTCGGAAACCAAAAATCGTCTGCATCCATAAATGCAATCAGTTTTCCTTTTGATTTTTCTATTCCGAGATTTCGTGCAGTGGAAACACCCAGATTGTTTTGACTGTAAATTTGGATTCTGCCATCATTAAAACCCCGTGTCAAAGCTTCACCATTGTCAGTCGAACCGTCATTTATTACAATGATTTCATAATCAGTAAAAGTCTGGTTGAGAATGCTTTTGATTGTGTTTTCAATATGATTTGCCTTATTGAATAAAGGAATAACAACAGAAAAAAAGACCATAACAGTTTATTGTTTTAAATCGCAATAATAACCCAATTTATAAAAATCTAACAAATACAGATTAGGCTTTCTTGAAGTTAAATTGTTAAGTATTCGTTTTTTACTTCTTTTATATATCGATTTTAAAACTCCCGTTAAGCGAAGATTTTTTAGAAAGGCATAAATCTTACTGAGTTTAACGTCTTTAGAATCTATTTTTTCAGAAGAAATTAAGTCGTGAAGATTTTTAACGGCCTTTTCAGCTTTTTTGATAAAATCCAAATTCTCTTCATCATTATAATGAATCAGTGCATTCTCGATATGAGTAATAGAAACCGAATTCAACTGCAGCTTTTTTATGAAAACAAGATCTTCATAACCATATTCATGAATAAATTCTGGAAAAGGAAATTGCAAAAGAATGTCTTTTTTTAAAAGCAAATTCCAAGTAAGTACAAAATCATATTTGTTTTGAAGTCTTTGGTATAAAGTTTTTATTTCTCTGTTTCTGCCATATTTCCATCGAAGTATTTTTTCATTTGGAGGAATGCTATCAGGATATTTAACGCCTCCAAAGATTACTTCAGGCTTTTTTGATAGTAAATCGATATAATTTTTAAGATACGATTTGTTTTGCGGCAGAGCATCAGCTTCCATAATCAAGACATAATCATATTTTGATTTAGAGCATAATGAGTTGATGTTTCTGCCTCTTCCTAAATTTTCTTTATTGATAGAAAAAAAACAGTTTGCTAGAGAATTTATTTGATTGTTTTCGCTGCTGAAACTTACGCTAGCATCATCCTGAACAATGATTTCATATGTAATTCCTAAATTATCAGCCTGATGTTTAAGCTCTGAAACAAGTTTAAAAACATCATAATTGTAAACTGGAATTAAAATGGAAAGCATTACACGCTTCTTTGCACCACTTCGAAGATTCTTTCATCTTCACATTTTAAAGTCTTAGAAGGAAATTTCATCAATAAAGCATAATCGTGAGTTGCCATAATGACTGTTTTGCCTGCGGCATTAATAGCTTTTAGCACTTCCAATACTTCAGAACTGGTTTGAGGATCAAGGTTTCCTGTAGGTTCATCGGCCAAAATAAATTCTGGATCGTTAAGCAATGCTCTAGCAATTGCAACACGCTGCTGTTCTCCTCCAGAAAGCTGATGTGGCATTTTGTTTACAAAGTCTTTCATGCCTACCTTGTCCAAAACTTCATCAATTTTGTGATACATTGCATCTTTTTCATGCCAACCTGTAGCTTTTAACACAAAAAGCATATTATCTTTTATAGAACGGTCTGGAAGCAACTTAAAGTCTTGAAATACAATTCCGATCTTACGTCTCAAAAAAGGAATATCTTTTTCTTTTAGTGCGGCCAAATCAAATTCAACAATATGCCCTTCACCTTCAATTAGCGGTAAATCAGCATATAAAGTTTTTAGGAAACTACTTTTTCCAGAACCTGTTTTCCCGATAATGTAGATAAACTCACCATGCTTAACATCTAAATTAATGTGAGATATAATTTTTCTTCCTTCTTGATATATAGTGACTTCTTTAAGAGATAGTACGGTTTGTGACATAATAAAATTGGTTTGAATGGTAAAAGTAATAAGATAACGCTTGTATTCAAAATAAATTTGAATCATTTCTTAAGAAAAATTCTAGAAAAAGGAACGAAAATTTAAACCTTGTAAGTTATGCGGCTTCATTCTTATTTAATCTTATAAAAGTTGCTAGCTTATAATAACTTATCATTGCCTTTATCGTTAAGATTCGTTTTTTACAATGCGATTAAATGCTTATTGTCGAATATTTGTTCATAATAAAACCTCAAAACGTTTCGTTATAACCCGTATAAAATGATACATTTGAATACTAAATATTATTAAAATGCGTAAACTTTCCAGGTTCTTTTTATTCCAAATTATCCTTGCTTCGACTATAGCTTCGGCACAAAAATCGGCTATTTATACTTACGAATTAAAGGATTTTGACAAAGCACTGGCTTTATATAATGACAAGCAATATGCTTCGGCCCAATTGATTTTTGAAAAAGTAAAATATAATGCGACCAACGAAGAAGTTCAGTCTGATTGTGCGTACTATATTGCTAATTGTGCAATAAGAACCAATAAAGCAAATGCGGATGCTTTGGTAGAGCAATTTGTGAATGATTATCCAACGAGCACCAAACAAAATCAGGCTTACATTGAGGCGGCTCAGTATTTTTTCGAACAGGGAAATTATCCAAAAGCATTGCAATGGTTTGATAAAGTAGACGAAAGTTACATGAGTAAAACAGAATCGGATAAGTTTAACTTCATGAAAGGCTACAGCTATTTTAATGCTAAAAAGAAAAAAGAAGCCACCAATTATTTCAACAAAGTTGTCAATTCTAAAGAATACGGTTCTCAAGCCAAATATTACTTAGGTTTTATGGCATATGAGGGTGACGATTACAAAGAGGCGACCAAATATTTTGATGAGGTTTCTGGCGAAGAAAAATATAAAGAAAAACTGTCGTACTATCAGGCCGATATGAATTTCAAATTAGGGAATTTCCAAAAAGCGATTGATTTAGGATTGGTAGCCATGAACAAATCGAACGATATTGAAAAATCGGAGCTGAATAAAATTATTGGAGAAAGTTATTTTAACCTAAAACAATATGGCAAAGCAATTCCGTATTTAGAGCAGTATGCCGGTAAAAAAGGAAAGTGGAATAATACCGATTTCTATCAGTTAGGCTATGCATATTATGAACAGAAAGAGTATGAAAAAGCAATTTCTCAGTTTAATAAAATTATCGAAGGAAAAGATTTTGTGGCTCAGAATGCCTACTATCATTTAGGTTTAAGTTATTTAAATACAGGTAAAAAGCAGGAAGCTTTGAACGCTTTCAAGAATGCTTCTGAAATGGATTTCAATGCTCAGATTCAGGAAGATGCAGCTCTAAATTATGCTAAATTGAGTTACGATATCGGAAATGCCTATCAGGCCGTTCCGGGTATTTTGTTAGATTTCCTTAAAAAATATCCAAACAATTCAAGCCGTGCAGAAGTAGAAAAACTGCTGGTTGATTCTTATATTTCTTCTAAAAACTACAAAGAAGCATTGGTTTTATTAGAGAAAAATAGAACCTCTGAAAACAAAGCAGCATACCAAAAAGTGCTTTTTTATCGCGGTTTGGAATTATACAACGAATCGAATTATCAAGAAGCTGGTAAAATGTTCAAAAATGCTATCAGCGAACAAAAAACGCCTGAGTTTACTGCTCGTGCGACTTTCTGGAAAGCAGAAACAGAATATCTGAATGATGATATGCAAAATGCTTTGCTCACTTACAAGCAATTTGCCGGAATGGCCGCAGCAAAATCTACAGACGAGTATAAAAACATCAATTACAATATTGGCTACACGTATTTTAAATTGAAAGAATACGATCAGGCAGCAAACTCTTTTCAAGCTCAGATTGATAATTCGCCTTCAGACAAAAGCCGTTTAAACGATTCTTATCTGCGTTTGGGAGACTGCCGTTTTGTGACTTCAAAATACAGCGCGGCAAACGAGGCATACGCAAAAGCAATTGCTGCAAAAGGTGTAGATGCCGATTATGCGCAATTTCAAAAAGCGCTTTCTTATGGATTTATGTCAAATAATGCGAAGAAAGTTGATGAGTTGAATAATTTTCTTCAGATGTACAAAAAATCATCTTATAGAGATGATGCGTTATTCGAATTAGGAAATACTTACGTTGCGGAGAAGAAAAACGATCAGGCTTTAAAGGCTTATGATCAGTTGATTTCTGAATTTCAAAACGGATCTTTTACTTCAAAAGCCATCTTAAAACAAGGTCTGATTTATTATAATTCTGATCGTGACGAACAGGCTTTGACAAAATTCAAGAAAGTAGCTGCTGAATTTCCAAAAACTCCAGAAGCCCTAGAAGCAGTTGCAACAGCAAGATTGATTTATGTAGATTCTGGAAAAGTAGACGAATATGCGACTTGGGTACGTACGCTTGATTTTGTGGCTGTTACAGATGCAGAATTGGACAATGATACGTACGATGCGGCTTTCAAGCAATACAGTCAAAACAATTCAAAACAAGCTATTACAGGATTTTCGGGTTATATCGCAAAATTCCCGAACGGAATGCACGCGCTAGAAGCAAATTTCTATTTGGCGCAACTTACTTATGCAGAAGGTTCTGAAACAAAATCGATTGCTAATTATCAGTTTGTGATCGATCAGCCAAGAAATGAATTTACCGAACAGGCTTTAAACAGATTGGCTCAGATTCATTTGAAAGCAAAAGATTGTGATAAAGCAATTATGGTTTTAAAACGTTTAGAAAGCGAAGCAGATTATCCGCAGAACAAAACTTTCGCGCAAGCAAACCTAATGAAATGTTATTATGACAAAAAAGATTATGACAATTCGGTTACTGCGGCTGAAAAAGTTTTAGAAAACCCAAAATCTGATGCAGGAGTAAAAGCCGATGCGCAGATTATTGTAGCCAGAGCCGCGATTCAAACAGGAAATGAAGATAAAGCAAAAGCAGCTTACGCTAAATTACTTTCGACTTCAAAAGGAGAATTAGCTGCAGAAGCTTTATATTATGATGCATATTTTAAAACAAAAGAAGGAAAATTTGAAGCGTCAAACACTGCTGTGCAGAAATTGGCAAAAAGCTATTCTGCCTATAAATATTATGGAGCAAAAGGTTTGGTTCTGATGGCGAAAAACTTCTACGGATTAAAAGACAGCTATCAGGCAACTTATATTTTGGATAACGTAATCAACAATTTTACAGATTATCCAGATGTTGTAGAAGAGGCGAAAAAAGAATTGACGGCTATAAAAGCAGAAGAGTCAAAAACGAATTCGTCGATTAATAGATAAGAATGTTGTAGAAGAAAGAAGCAAGAAGGAAGATTTTGTAAAAGTCTTTCTTCTTGCCTCTTTAAATATAAAAGAAAGAAATGAGTTTACCTTTTTACATAGTTGATGTTTTTGCTGATAAAAAATACGCTGGAAATCAGTTGGCGGTTTTTTTGAATGCGGAAAATTTAAGTTCGAAAGAAATGCAGCAGATGGCACGCGAAATTAATTTTGCGGAAAGCACATTTGTGACGAAAATAGACAAAGAAAATAACAAAGCAGAGATAAGAATTTTTACTCCTGCTCACGAAATGCAGTTTGCGGGTCATCCGATCATTGGAACTTCTTGGGTTCTGATGAATAAGATTTTTGAGAATTCGCCTAATGAAATAAAACTAGAAGTTCCAATTGGACCAATTTCAATTAATAAAACAGAAGATTTGATTTGGCTAAAAGCAGCGCAACCGAAGTTTTGGGATACTTTTTCTAAAATAGATTTTACATTTTTCAGCAACCTGCAGGTAAGCGATTTCGAAAATCAGTTTCCAATTCAAGAAGTGACAACAGGAAGCGCTTTTGTGATGGTTGGATTAAGCAGTAAAAGAGCTTTGGAAAATTTGGTTTTAGATAAAGATAAAACAGATGAATGGATGAAACAGCACTGTAAAACAGATCATAGAGCTTTATATTTTTATTATTTAGAAGGAGAAAAATTATTTAGCAGAATGTTGTGCATTGAGCATAATCAATTGGTTGAAGATGCTGCTACGGGAAGTGCCAGCACCTGTTTGCAGGCTTTTCTTTTAAAATACCATAAACCTGAATTTGAATTGATAAATTATCAGGGAGATTACATTGGCCGTCCATCTGAAATCTATTTTAATGGAAAACTAAGCGATGATCAGTTTGATATTAGAATAGGAGGAAAAGCTCAATTTATTGCTAAAGGCGAATGGGAAGCTTAGAAATTAGATAATTAAGATAATTAGAAAATTAGATAATGTAAAGAGTGAAATGTCAAATGTGAAAGGTGAAATGTGAAAATAGCATATTTTACATTTCATGAACAACATTTCACAAAATAAAAGAAATATGAAATTAAATTGCCAGTATAAAATTATCGTTTTGCTAGTGTTATTTGTAGGCCAGTTTTCGATTGCCCAGAAGAAAAATGAGAGTATCGGAACTGAGACAGTAAACGTGGTAAAACCGTATTCGCCGACTATTTCAGATGCTTTTAAAGTAAAAGAAACGCCTTCGCTTGACGATAGCGGGAATCAGCCGAAAGAAGTGATTAAATACAGTATTTTGTCTGTTCCTGTGGCATCTACTTTTACGCCTTCAAAAGGAAAAGCAGAGGGAGTTGAGAAAGCTAAAAAAGAAAGATTATTTAATAATTATGCTACTTTAGGACTTGGAAATTACAGTACTTTGAATGGAGAATTGTTTGTAAACCAAGATTTAGGAAACAATGATTATGTGGCAGGAATGTTTCGCCATCATTCTTCTCAAGGCGGTATAAAAGATGTCGAATTGAATGATGAGTTTTATGATACGTCAATTAATGTAGGTTACGGCCAAAATAACAGAGATGTGACTTGGGGTGTCGATTTAGGGTATCAAAATCAGATTTACAATTGGTACGGACTTCCGTCAGATTTTGGTTCAACCATTCCAGACCAGCGTTATGATTTGGTAAACAGCATCAATCCAGATCATTCTTATAATACCATTTGGGTTGGGGGAAATGCTGAATTTACAGAAAGTATTTTTAGTAAACTTTCGGCAAAATTTACGCATTTTTCAGACAGCTATTCTTCCTCAGAAAATAGGTTTTTTGTCAAGCCAACTTTTACTGTTGATGTAATGGATCAGGCAATTAAAACAAATGTAATCGTGGATCATGTAAGCGGTTCTTTCAAAAATAATTATTTTCAAGACAATACAGAAGCTTTAAAATATAGTTTTACAAATGTTGGAATTGAACCAAGTTTTGTAATCAATGAAAATGAGTGGACTTTGGAATTGGGAGCGGGAATTTATTACAGTGCAGATTCTGAAAACAGCGGAAATAAATTCTATTTCTATCCAAAAGTAAATGCTTCTTACCGATTGGTTGGCGATTTAATGATTTTTTATACTGGTGTAAATGGAGCTTTAAACCAAAATTCATATGCAGATTTTGTCACAGATAATCCGTTTGTGTCTCCAACCCTAAATATGCGTCCGTCAAGCACGCAATATAATGTGTTTGCAGGTTTGAAAGGAAAATTGGCTAGCAATGTAAATTATAACTTGACAGCTTCTTATTTAAATGAAAAAGATAAAGCATTGTTTAAGGCAAATGATTATACAGAAGTAATTACAAATGAAGATTATGCTTTCGGAAACTCATTTGGGGTAGTGTATGAAGACATTAGAACTTTCCGTTTTTATGGAGAATTAAAAGCTGATTTTTCTCAAAATGTAACTTTTGGAATCAACGGAACCTTTAATAGCTACAATACTGATAACGCAGTTGAAGCATGGAATTTACCATCAATGAAATTAAGTTCGACTTTAGACGTTAATATTACAAAGCAGTGGTATGCTGGACTGAATGTATTTTATGTTGGAGAAAGAAAAGATATGCAGACAAATACTTCTTTAGGAATAGATGCTGCTCCAATTACTTTAAAAAGTTATTTTGATGCCAATGCGCACGTTGGTTATAAATTCAGCGAGCGTTTGACGTTTTTCTTAAAACTAAATAATATTGGAAATCAAGCTTATGAAAAATGGCTGAATTATCCAGTGCAAGGATTCCAAGTTTTAGGAGGTGCAAATTATAAGTTCGATTTTTAGGCGTATTGCCATAAAGATACCAAGGCACTAAAACATTTAAAATGAATGTGCCTTTTTTTTTTCAGCCATGAGCTCATGAATTTTTTGGAGTAGATTCGTGAATTCGTGGCTGTTTTTTTTAATTTTATAAAATGGAAATTACATTACGTCAAGAAAATAAAAATGATTTTCAAAGTGTTTTTCAATTGATAGAAAAAGCTTTTGAAAAGGAAGAATACAGCGATCATAAAGAGCAGTTTTTAGTAGAAAGACTTAGAAAATCAGATGCTTTTATTCCTGAGCTATCTATCGTTGCAGAACTTGACGGTAAAATTGTCGGTTATATTTTGTTTACCAAACTGAAAATAAAAAACGATTTAAATTCATTTGAATCTCTGGCACTCGCCCCAGTTTCGGTTTTGCCAGAATTTCAAGGAAAGGGAATTGGCTCAAAATTAATTTTGCATGGACATGAAATTGCAAAGGATTTAGGTTATAAATCGGTAATTTTACTAGGACATCAGGATTATTATCCAAGGTTTGGATATGAACTTTGTGAAAAATACAATATCAAAATGCCGTTTGATGTTCCAGCTGAAAATTGTATGGTTATTGCATTAACCGAAGATGGTTTAAAGAATGTAAATGGAGAAGTAGTTTATCCAAGTGTTTTTTTTGAATAAAAATTTAGACAAAGAAAAAAACCTTTGCACCTTTGTTCCTTAGAACCTCAGTACCTTTAAAAAAAAATGACTTTCAAAGAAAAAATATATTCCCACTACACTCAAATGGTTCAGGATCGAATTGATGTTTTTAGAGACATGATTTCTGGTCTAACCGAAGATTCAAAAAACGATGCCAAAGGCTCGGCAGGCGATAAACACGAAACAGCTCTGTCGATGATGCATATCGAGCAGGAAAAATTGACTAATAAATTAAAGGAAGCGCTAGAGCAAAAAGCAATTTTAGATAAAATAGATCCGCTTAAGACAACAGAAAATATTGTTTTAGGAAGCTTGGTAAAAGCAAACGGAATTTATTTGTACGTGAGTGTAGCTCTTCCGAAAA
This genomic interval carries:
- a CDS encoding GNAT family N-acetyltransferase, whose amino-acid sequence is MEITLRQENKNDFQSVFQLIEKAFEKEEYSDHKEQFLVERLRKSDAFIPELSIVAELDGKIVGYILFTKLKIKNDLNSFESLALAPVSVLPEFQGKGIGSKLILHGHEIAKDLGYKSVILLGHQDYYPRFGYELCEKYNIKMPFDVPAENCMVIALTEDGLKNVNGEVVYPSVFFE